ttttgtttcaatAATAATTTCTTTAATTATAATTCCCCTTTTCATTATAATTCATATCACCGTAAATCACTATAATTGAAATATttcactattatttttaaattcaccACTACAGTTTCATTGGAGACGATCTTACTACCCATTAAAAGGTAGCTCGTAGAAACCAAAATTGAGAAAATATTATGTTAGGtaccacaaatttttttttatgtgttttgGAGTTGTCTAATTGAAGTCAGTTTTTAGCtttagttttagcatttttaatggATTTTGATATAAAGTAAGGTTATTTTGGTTTCTTTCTCAAGTTACTTCCTGCTCTtgtttcaaaatgaaaaataattacttCTTGTTTTACTCTTTGAGACCATCTCAGTTTAGCTCATAGTTTATCTCCATTCCTTTTGTGAATTCTTCCTGACTTCCTGCAGGCAGTGGCAGCTCATGGTTGCAACATAATCCCTTGCATCGTGATGCGAGCAGTGGTGTTGGATCGAGGCAGGGTCCAATATATTCAGTTTCTCGCACGAAACCTGCAGAAGTTGCCTCCGTAGAGGACCTCTTCGAGTTCATATGCTCTGGTCCTCTTGTCGACAAAATGGGACTGACCCAGGAAAAGGTGGCAGAGTCTATTGACAAGTGGTTGTTTTATGGCTCGAAGCTTTGTCGATTGTTTCAGCTGGATGAACTTTACCTTACTACTCCTCAGAAAGCAAGGTTTTATCACTACTACATACCAGTCTTTGTGTGGTGTGAAGACCAGATATCACGGCATGCGTCCAAATTTAAAGACGGAGAAGAGATACCTCCGTTAGTGGTATGGatataatttttgtgtttgttGGTGTTCTCATTCTTTGTGCACATTTCAGTAGTGTTTTCTATTGGGTTTTGCTACCCTAAGGGCACTCtttaaggttatatatatatatagtaatatcTTCACCCAATGCATTGAAAATGTAGATAAAATTGTCAACCACTGCATCAATACAATGTTAGTACTACATATAACTAGTACATTAATGAACCTTAAAACAGTGCTGGGGCAGTGTTAGCAAAAAAGCCCTGTTACATTTCATTCCATTAGGATAGTGAAAGGGCAGTGCAGGTGGCATACTTGACCGGTTCTTTTAATCTTGTGGAAATGGCAGATTGGTTTCAGTGCACCACAGGGTTGTGGGAAGACCACACTTGTATTTGCTCTTGATTATCTTTTCAGGATCACTGGCAGGTAGCTTGAAGGGCATTGGAATTTAATAAGTAGAAGTAATTCGTATCTGGTTTAGCAACGTAAATCGAGCAAGTGGAAACAAATGAAATTACTAACATCCACCATAATCTCAGGAACTCTGCAACATTATCTATAGATGATTTCTATTTGACAGCAGAAGGTCAGGTACTACTAataataatttttcctaaaaatgtTTTACATTTTCTCATCATTTTCTGACACAGTGTGCCATTGATAATAGGCCGAATTGAGAGAACAGAACCCAGGAAATACTCTTTTAGAGGTGAGGTGACTAATGATTTCTTCATTGTATTTGCTTTTCAGACTTAATGGGGGAGCAATTGTTTTGTTACTCACAGAAGAATAAAATGGTTTTCTTATTTCAGTTGCGAGGAAATGCTGGGAGCCATGATCTTCCATTCTCCGTTGAAACCCTGACAGCTCTGACCAAGTTGACTAAAGAAGGTAGTGTTCAACACTCATCTTTCCATGTTACGGTTCATCATTTGTTCATCTCTTTGGTGGTGACTTGGTTTGAGTTAAACAGGCATGAAGATGAAGCTTCCTCGATATGATAAAGTAAGCACAATATTACCATTTTTACTGGCCGTTTCATTCCAATTACGTACCAATAACATTGTTGTTTACAGTCTGCATATGGTGGGAGAGGTGACAGAGCTGATTCTTCGACATGGCCAGAAGTTGAGGGACCACTAACGGTAAGAGAATGTTGAGCTAGAGGTGGGGAATGGTGGGTACAGTTTGGTTGAAAGAGTAACGTGATTCATTATGTGAATGTATTGAAAATGATTTCCATAACATGATTATGCTAGTATGAATTAGGCAAGATGTTCATTTCGTTGGCCTTCTTTAAATTCAATCAGGTTGTTCTGTATGAAGGCTGGATGCTCGGCTTCAAACCCCTTGCGAATGAAGTTGTTAAAGCTGTTGATCCACAGGTCAAGTGCGCTTTCGGTGTTGCTGCTAcggatttagtatttatttatgttttctgAAACCAAACTGATTTTGGAGATGAAGCTGATGGTGTGATTGATGTTACAGCTGGAAAGAGTGAACAAAAACCTAGAAGCATATTATGATGCATGGGACAAGTTCATTAAGGCATGGATTGTGATCAAAATTCAGGACCCAAGTTGTGTGTACCAGTGGCGTCTGCAGGTTGGTTCTTATATTGAACTACTCTTATGAGTCACATTCCCTATAGGCTATATAGCTATGTTACTCAGACCACATATGGACACGAATGCTTTAAGAAAAAGGATGAGTTAGTTGGGACAAACCTCCTTTTAAGTGGTAGAAGCATAGATTTTTCTAACAGTATTGGTTGAAAATGATTTTGGGCAGGCTGAGACAGCCATGAGGCAGGCAGGAAAACCTGGAATGTCAGATGAGGAGGTGCATATACATATTTACATTCaccaaagtttatatatatatatgttccctTTTGATATCTAATTCAAAAACTGTGGGGGATATTGACAGGTGAAAGATTTTGTTTCACGTTACCTACCTGCTTATAAAGCTTACCTTCCAACCCTGTATTCTGAAGGACCAAATGGATCACATCCAAACCATCTCCTACTCATTGAAATCGATGAAGCCAGAAATCCCATCTTAGGGATCTAAatcatttgttgttgttgatgaaTATCAGTTTCGGATCCAATTTTGATTTCTTGGATGTGTCGTGTCGTTTAACTACTTGTAAACTAATTATGTCATGATCCACCCATGTGTTTGcaatgaatttgagatttgtaaatGAGAAATGTTTGAACTCTATGCCCTTGACAGTCTAATATATACAGAACGGCCCACTGCTTGAAATCAAGCTGTCATTGGtatgaatgaatatatattttaatatgctTTTGGGTGGCTGAAAATGCGTCGCACAGTCGCTCTACTTCACTTGAATATTTGAAGAGAAGAGCTCATCgcaaataataaaaacaacaaccaAACTTTATAATTCTTGAAGCCAACTATAGAACCCTTCTTCAATTGATTGATTGTGGGTTCCAACATCTGTCAACCTCCTGCGTCCCTTTCGTTCTAGTTTTAGTGCTAGTCTTAAATGAATGAATATTCGTGGGCCAAAAAGAAAAACCAGACAAGGTACTATATTGGGCCAGCCCTTAGTTCGTCATTCACGAATGGGTTGGGATTAGGGTATTCAAAAGCTATTGAATTTTGAGCCAACCTTAAAACTTTTCTAAAGtgaaattgttttaattttgagctaagcttcaaattttcaattttaaaatcaagCGACAAAGTTTCCAGTTTAATtgatactaaaaaaaaaaagttaatgatgcatagttaaataaaaatataaataattatagaaagaataaaataaaatgcatgatTAATATGGAGAATTATACAAGAATCCGTATTACACCTTCTAATCATATATATGTTTGGTTTTTTACTTGATAAATAAAAGAGCAATCGTGCACGACTGCAGGCTATAGATTTTTCCTCTTTGGGGCAAAGCTTGAGATCCCTCATTATTCATTATATTGAAATTTTCCTGCTTTATATTAGTgtaaatatgatttatatttatttaatttgattctttatattttatgcttatttaaatttgttatattaGTTGTTTGAATATGTATATAGAAAAACAACAGTTTCGATGAGCATAATACAAATATTgagttaatttgaaattttattgcaCCAAGagtgtaataatatatattacataaatacCAAAGATCCAACATGCATCTAAAAGATTTTAAATGTCTCAACCAAGTTATTTATCTTAAAGTTGTAGTTTAAgctatttagtttaaattttatataaattatttaaatatataaatacctttattataaattttcgtatttccttttaaattatttttttaattaatttatgaaacTAACTTAatccaaaaaattataaataatatagatAGTAGGGGAAATTAATTAGTCTTATTATATTCAATCTCTCCCCATTTACATCTtgtaattaagaaataaattatattaacaagTCCTTAAgcttattatatgaattaatttgTGTATCTATTTTTTGAGGTAATAATTAGGTCTAATTGTACGTCTAACTCCCTTGAACCAACAAAATTAATAGCTCAATATGCAATTGATAGTCTAATAAAAACATATCCAAGAAAAATTCGAAAACAGattcacattttttttaattagtgatGAGTTGCATGGTAAAAATGAGctcttaataattttaaaattttaagtttgagtTTTCTCTTAGTTAGAAATGTAgggttttttatatttattctaaTTGAGTTTAGTTAAAGGTtagaattaagcatttaattatattactttattttaagtgaaattattgatataattgtaattttaaaaaaaataatgattaatttttCATTTCTCTAGGGAATCTGAGCAAATAACAAGGTGGCACTAAGGGTCCAACAAAGGCTACTCGAAAGGAAAATGGTTCAAAATGGTTCTAATTTTTTTGTCCCAGTACTAGGCTTTTAAGGTTCAGCTTGATACCTACAATTTATTTTGGGCcaattatacatttaaatttcactttttggttcaaattgataaataaatttgccttttttatttaaattaacacttaattatttgaactataaaattaaatttaagtatttaattggACCAAAAAAACctcttaaatatcaatttaaatattaaaattaaatttagttatcgaaatatatatttatgttgatGAGATTGAACGAAATGAATGGATATTATTAGTCTAAATCAAAAGTCTcgttgattaaaaaaataaattaaaattttaatttattactaaaatagtGCGGAAAacgatttttgttttctttttgatAGAACAGTAAACGAAATTAACTATCTTAGAAGCAACGACGGACGTGACTGCTTGTAGCACAAAGGGgacaggtttttttttttttttaaagtaaagatAGTAAATAATAGCCTTAAAGTTCTAACTATCGTTACATGAGAATTTCTCATTTTGTCCTTTTAAAGGAGTTATTTAACACAAAACATAGAATACTCAATAATTTTCAGTTCATAATCATGACTGGAACACGATTTAGCAATACAATCGGCTACATTATTTGCTTCTCTAAAAACATGTTGGACTTTGACAATCCAATATCATCTGCATTCTTCTTTTATTCTTTGAACCAATGACACCAATAATGTTACCTTTTAAGTTATTTTGTTATCACATTCAATTATCACATTGGAATAACCTCTTagaataatgatttttttttttaagaaaggtGTGAGAGCTTGCCTCACTATTGCTAAATTTATTCTCTAAACAAAAAATATTGTTTGATCACATTCAGCACTAAACAATATTCAACTATTCAAAAAACAGAAAATTCGGAAACTCGAAAGGACTGGCTAACTTCATAGAAATTATTTATTGTGTTAATGCGAATATCTACATTAATATTTAAGTATTGAATTGACTTAGTGTCACAAGTTAATTAGGCATCAATTCGattaagaaaattacaaaaaaacccctttgtaatcaaaataatttattttatttaatgatttttttattaaaaataaaaataaaaaacttacatgGATGTGCAACTTAgataaataaaacattattattatcattaaactaaactaaagcttttgttaatataatatttatcttttaattttattattttcatcaattgtatatttttattttaaatctgtAATTTCTACATATAATAGAATTTTTagtattaattatatttcttaatttatgaaacattttttaagttaaatattaTCGTTAACTTTTATACTTCACAtctaaataaatcattaatttttaaatggtgtcattttaagttattaaataattaaatatacaaataaaaaggttaatttaTTTAGGTACAATACAAGTATATGAAAACCTGTCTAGAAAAAGGAAATAATTGATTAATTGTGACCGGGAGGTGTTATTGGGGAATCTTTCTTTTTTTGGGTAGTAAATTGAGgggatttttttaataatctatgAATTTCTGTGATTGAAGTTCATTAAAAGGGCATAGACAATCATGGTAATAAATGAATTTTGGTTTGAAACATTTCATGATCAGAGTCATCAGTTTCCAAAGTTTTgatgattaagtttgaaattaatccttttatttagaaaaatgaaaacaaaggaGACAACTGAAAAAGGAAGAAGAGATGATTAACTTTAAGTAATGTGGAGAAAAAAGCCCACAACATCAATGCACTACAATTACagcttatttattttatgtttcttgcAATTTGGCAGTCTATATCTTAGTCAAAAACCCTGCCCGTCAGGTAAAAATAGTTCAAACAAAGCAAAAAGCCTCTGTACAATTCTTTATGATTTCTTTCTTGGATGCTTGAATTAAAAAggcttctttttctttaatttgtgcTTGAATATTTGGGAGCCGTCTTTAGACCTAATCCTACTGCCTCTGAACTTTTCATTAACCTTAAGCGTTTGCAAGATTCAACAAACATtctggaaaaagaaataagaataaaaaattagtaaaaaaaaaaaaacacttgagGAAGAGCAAATGAATAAGTTTAGGGCAATTTTAAGAACTTACTGCCATGGAACATCTCCCACCAACATCCAATCTCCGTCCTTATCTTCATATGTAGGCATATACTCAATTCCATTCACTTGGTCTATTTTCTTCTCGTTCAAATAGTTTCCTGTAAAAGAAATCATCAATTTACTgaccaaattttatattttaccattaaaagggaaaactaaggaggaaaaagaaagacaaatgaTATAATTGGTACTTACTTATGGTGAAACATGAAAACATGTCTTCAAGGGAGGTTAACAGCTGCTGATAACTATTGTATATCTCGAGATCAACTTTCCTTAAATATGGAGCACCGTCCACCGccacttttacatatttgcaaCTCTTCTTTCCTCTCTTTGCAAAGCCTCTCACCGGCGGCCAACCCACCACTTGTGTcctataacatttttacaatcaaagcattaaaataagCACTAAACTAACTATTACCAACCACTGAGATTCAgtctagaaaaaaaaaaaaaaacatgatgaTATATGACTTACTTTGAAACGGGAGACTTGGCAGCTTCTTGGAGGGAGTGACCCAGCTTAACCTCTTGATTGTTGTCACCCAACTTAAGATCAACGGTTTCCGAAAATCCACGTTTACTGCCCAACTTAGCTCCACCGTCCGATGTTACTCTAGGCTCTCCAGGTAACCCTAAAGTCAGCTCGGTAGCCTCAAAATTCAAGCCGCCGGCATCAGTTTCCAGCAACCTTTTCCCGTTCTCCGATGACATtttctaatttcctcaaaaaaaAAGTTTCTCAAAACAGGCTGCTATACGAGAAAGCAGAAAAAAGAAGATGGTTTTTGCACTAAATTATTGGACCAACACATTCGGCTTGCTTTGGCCCTTCGgggtttatataaataataataactacGTAAAAGGAGGCGAAGAATCTGACAGGCAAAACCATTCACAAGAAGACACGTGTTCTTAAAACAGCGGTTGTGATTTGTCCATGTATGAAGGTGACAGGAATTATATGACGGGAAGCGTGTGGGTGTTTGTGTTGTGTGTGATTTTGAGTGCTTTAAAGTCTGGGAGGTTGCCGGTCGGGCGCGACCCCTTCACTTTCAGTCAGAGAGTACTACTTTTTTCTTTCAGTGTTGCTGTTAGGACAATGAAGAGATATGCTATGATTGTGTGAATCCCGCGGTTTCATCataaatcataatattatatttctgatattttaaatttataatatcatTCTGCTTgccgattttctcttttctttttttctttttgaataccTCAAAATTGTATTAGtgaaattagataaaaatatcgattttaaataaaatttaaggatataggtttttttttcaaatataaagaAATAGGCCAATTTAGGTATAAGTGACAAAAATGCACTCTTTAAAAAACGTTTTATTTTGACTGAAAGCATATCTAATAGGGTGTATTTTTCTCTCCTCTCTCGCTACATCAACAAAAATGCTATATTAAAAAAGGTGttattaatttgaaataaaatagttgtttgattaaatttgaaagaaaaataaaaaaaaatagttattagattggaatttgaaaaaattaagaaaattttaataacttttttaaatGACTCGTGGGATAAAATTTAcaattcatcttttcttttccatgacTAATTTTTTAGGTCATAAGAATATTCAAGAATTTTGGGGaagaaaaacttttcaaaaaaaacacTTCTatcaataagttttttttttttgcgagttatgtccaatttttttcaacattttgaaaaatatttcatATATGATGATAGAGTTTTCCTACAAAATAAAGATTGAAATAAAGATGTTTTCACAATTAAATTTCGAGTAGAAGATTAACATATTGAGGAGAAGATTGTTGATGTTAAAAGTTTGAAGTTGGAAAATTAACCTAACAAAGTAAATTAGTTCAAGTAAATTTGGTGACATTGTTTGAATTTGGttaataagtatttattttttgtataatgtttttgttttaattttttattaaacatatgaaaCATGTTTTTTTTCCCAAAGATGAGT
The sequence above is drawn from the Gossypium hirsutum isolate 1008001.06 chromosome A05, Gossypium_hirsutum_v2.1, whole genome shotgun sequence genome and encodes:
- the LOC107940949 gene encoding D-glycerate 3-kinase, chloroplastic — protein: MAAFTTHTPCQATPLHPNIKISTQNANTKTVHKAASSLHHYPSISSLFSQTKSTLFSNSGSGSSWLQHNPLHRDASSGVGSRQGPIYSVSRTKPAEVASVEDLFEFICSGPLVDKMGLTQEKVAESIDKWLFYGSKLCRLFQLDELYLTTPQKARFYHYYIPVFVWCEDQISRHASKFKDGEEIPPLVIGFSAPQGCGKTTLVFALDYLFRITGRNSATLSIDDFYLTAEGQAELREQNPGNTLLELRGNAGSHDLPFSVETLTALTKLTKEGMKMKLPRYDKSAYGGRGDRADSSTWPEVEGPLTVVLYEGWMLGFKPLANEVVKAVDPQLERVNKNLEAYYDAWDKFIKAWIVIKIQDPSCVYQWRLQAETAMRQAGKPGMSDEEVKDFVSRYLPAYKAYLPTLYSEGPNGSHPNHLLLIEIDEARNPILGI
- the LOC121229349 gene encoding auxin-responsive protein IAA16; amino-acid sequence: MSSENGKRLLETDAGGLNFEATELTLGLPGEPRVTSDGGAKLGSKRGFSETVDLKLGDNNQEVKLGHSLQEAAKSPVSKTQVVGWPPVRGFAKRGKKSCKYVKVAVDGAPYLRKVDLEIYNSYQQLLTSLEDMFSCFTIRNYLNEKKIDQVNGIEYMPTYEDKDGDWMLVGDVPWQMFVESCKRLRLMKSSEAVGLGLKTAPKYSSTN